A stretch of Tripterygium wilfordii isolate XIE 37 chromosome 11, ASM1340144v1, whole genome shotgun sequence DNA encodes these proteins:
- the LOC120009680 gene encoding probable leucine-rich repeat receptor-like protein kinase At1g35710 — translation MKPIAFSLFFLSIFLLITLFLIVASDSTEEAQALLRWKASFQNHTQPLLSSWSILNSTNVSHCTWFGVSCNTAGSITVINLTSCGILGTLYNFSFSSFSNLSSFNLSMNAFHGFIPPELNHLSNLIHLDLSRNQFSGQIPPTLGQLTHLETLVLNDNQLNGSIPQEIGHELKSLIELHLHNNFLGGSIPTSLGNMSHLTNLNLYNNSLSGSIPPELGQLSKLVYLDLSFNRLSGSIPPAIGLLTNLKALQLHQNQLSGQIPPTLGQLTNLVTLLLRENQLSGQIPPIFGKLTYLESLALSTNQLNGSIPQEIGHELKSLKVVLMDNNFLDGSIPTSFGNMSQLTNLNLANNSLSGSIPPELGQLSKLVILQLSFNRLSGLIPPGIGLLTNLTALHIQNNQLSGQIPTILGQLTHLQSLVLNVNQLGGTIPTSLGNMSNLSTLNLNSNSLSGSIPLELDKLSKLVYLDLSINRLSGLIPPGIGLLTQVRILQLNRNQLTGSIPWEIGNMSSVYQLDVSNNQLNGQIPTSFDGLRGLYYLYLYNNTLSGTIPKEIGNLTGLLHLQLSSNQLSGSLPASLGKLSRLERLHLSRSLYSGSIPIEIGNLTKLTSLALFDNLLTGHLPEIICSGRSLQRFSISNNDLVSSVPKDIRNCTSLTRVRLQENQLEGNIDADFGVYPNLIIIDISHNRFSGEISPKWGLCSQLDTLWIAGNNMSGKIPPEIGNWTQLYRLDFSMNHLVGMIPRELGKLTNLLNLSLNGNHFSGDIPHEIGSLTNLQILDLSGNILSSMPDSIGALSKLHYLNLSCNKFSQRIPIPISELVHLSELDLSHNLLIGEIPAQFIKLQDLVTLNLSFNNLSGPIPHNKAFQSAPAEAFQGNKGLCGNVSGLQPCQLSHKEDKHGTTKSHKIVFIVVFPLLGALAMGFVIILVFCNFQRRRKGDPENDKQSVTLSIFDRAVKFEEIMEATNNFDVTYCIGEGGHGTIYKANLPLGDIVAVKRFHCLLDNGTSADQKEFFNEVKALTEIKHRNIVKLHGFCTHSKYTFLVYDYLQRGSLTKILSNDEEAKELDWCRRVNVIKGVSHALSYMHHDLSLPIIHRDISSKNILLDLDYEAHVSDFGTAKLLRSESSNWSTLAGTHGYIAPELAYTMKVTEKCDVYSFGVLTLEVLKGSHPGDIMSSASSSSSSSSTTLQIKLNDLLDQRLSPPRYKVFDKLNRIMEVAVSCLDVNPQCRPPMQLVSKLLSD, via the exons ATGAAGCCTATTGCCTTCtcactttttttcctttccatttttcttttgattactCTGTTTCTGATTGTTGCTTCTGACTCTACAGAAGAAGCACAAGCTCTTCTTAGGTGGAAAGCCAGTTTTCAAAACCATACTCAGCCTCTCTTGTCTTCATGGTCCATTCTCAATTCAACCAACGTGAGTCATTGTACTTGGTTCGGTGTCTCTTGCAACACTGCTGGAAGTATCACTGTCATTAACCTTACCAGTTGTGGCATACTTGGTACGCTCTATAacttttcattctcatctttttCCAATCTCTCATCTTTTAATCTTAGCATGAATGCATTTCATGGTTTCATCCCTCCTGAACTCAATCATCTCTCCAACCTCATCCACCTTGATTTGTCGAGGAATCAGTTTTCAGGGCAAATCCCACCTACACTTGGCCAGCTAACTCATCTGGAGACTCTTGTGCTCAATGATAATCAACTAAACGGCTCAATTCCTCAAGAAATTGGTCATGAGCTAAAGTCCCTCATTGAGCTTCACCTGCACAATAATTTTCTAGGTGGATccattccaacttctttgggtAATATGAGTCACCTGACTAATTTGAATCTCTACAATAATTCACTATCTGGTTCCATCCCACCAGAACTTGGTCAGCTCTCCAAGCTTGTCTACCTTGATTTGTCATTCAATAGACTTTCTGGGTCAATTCCACCAGCAATTGGCTTGTTGACTAATCTTAAGGCCCTTCAGTTACACCAAAATCAGTTGTCAGGGCAAATCCCACCTACACTCGGCCAGCTAACTAATCTGGTGACTCTTTTGCTCAGAGAGAATCAGTTGTCAGGGCAAATCCCGCCTATATTTGGCAAGCTAACTTATCTCGAGTCCCTTGCGCTCAGTACCAATCAACTAAATGGCTCAATTCCTCAAGAAATAGGTCATGAGCTAAAGTCCCTTAAAGTGGTTCTCATGGACAACAACTTTCTAGATGGATCCATTCCAACTTCTTTTGGAAATATGAGTCAGTTGACTAATTTGAATCTCGCCAATAATTCACTATCCGGTTCCATCCCACCAGAACTTGGTCAGCTCTCCAAGCTTGTCATCCTTCAGTTGTCATTCAATAGACTTTCCGGGTTAATTCCACCTGGAATTGGCTTGTTGACTAATCTTACGGCTCTTCACATACAAAACAATCAGTTGTCAGGGCAAATCCCAACTATACTCGGCCAGCTAACTCATCTTCAGTCTCTTGTGCTCAATGTTAATCAACTAGGTGGCAccattccaacttctttgggtAATATGAGTAACTTGAGTACCTTGAATCTCAACAGTAATTCACTATCCGGTTCCATCCCACTAGAACTTGATAAGCTCTCCAAGCTTGTCTACCTTGATTTGTCAATAAATAGACTTTCGGGGTTAATCCCACCTGGAATTGGCTTGTTGACTCAAGTTCGGATCCTTCAACTAAATCGAAATCAGCTAACTGGTTCCATTCCATGGGAAATAGGAAATATGAGCTCTGTTTATCAGCTAGATGTGAGCAATAATCAACTCAATGGTCAAATTCCGACCTCATTTGATGGTCTAAGAGGTCTCTATTATCTTTACCTATACAATAACACTCTATCTGGCACCATTCCTAAAGAGATTGGAAACTTGACAGGCCTTCTTCACTTGCAGTTGAGTAGTAATCAACTTAGTGGTTCACTTCCAGCTTCCCTTGGAAAGTTGAGCAGGTTAGAGAGATTGCATCTCAGTCGAAGTTTATATTCTGGGTCCATTCCTATAGAAATAGGAAACTTGACGAAGTTGACATCTCTTGCTTTGTTTGACAACCTGCTCACTGGTCACTTACCAGAAATTATTTGTAGCGGTAGATCACTCCAGCGTTTTAGCATAAGCAACAACGATTTGGTAAGCTCAGTACCCAAAGACATTAGAAACTGCACAAGCTTGACTAGAGTTCGTCTTCAAGAAAACCAACTAGAAGGAAATATAGATGCAGACTTTGGAGTCTATCCAAACTTGATCATTATTGATATAAGTCACAATCGATTTTCCGGAGAAATCTCACCTAAATGGGGTCTATGCTCACAATTAGACACTCTATGGATTGCCGGGAATAACATGAGCGGTAAGATACCTCCAGAGATTGGAAATTGGACTCAGTTATATcgtcttgatttttctatgaATCATTTGGTTGGGATGATCCCAAGGGAGTTGGGAAAGTTGACtaatttgttgaatttgagtttGAACGGCAATCATTTTTCTGGTGATATTCCTCATGAGATTGGATCACTTACCAATCTCCAGATTCTCGACTTATCGGGGAACATATTGAGTTCTATGCCAGATAGCATTGGAGCTTTGTCCAAACTTCATTACTTGAATTTGAGCTGCAACAAATTCAGCCAAAGGATACCAATTCCAATTAGTGAATTAGTTCACCTTTCTGAACttgatttgagtcataacttgcttaTCGGAGAAATACCAGCACAATTCATCAAGTTGCAAGACCTGGTAACTCTAAATCTCTCCTTCAATAATCTTTCGGGTCCTATTCCACACAACAAAGCATTTCAAAGTGCTCCGGCGGAAGCATTCCAAGGAAACAAAGGATTGTGTGGCAATGTGAGTGGATTGCAACCATGTCAACTGTCACATAAGGAAGATAAACATGGTACAACAAAGAGCCATAAGATTGTGTTTATAGTTGTGTTTCCTCTCTTAGGAGCACTTGCTATGGGCTTTGTGATAATTCTTGTGTTTTGTAATTTCCAAAGACGAAGGAAGGGTGACCCTGAGAACGACAAGCAATCAGTTACATTATCTATTTTTGATAGGGCAGTGAAATTTGAAGAGATCATGGAAGCAACCAACAATTTTGATGTCACGTACTGCATTGGGGAAGGGGGCCATGGAACTATCTATAAAGCCAACCTTCCATTAGGTGATATTGTAGCTGTCAAGAGATTTCACTGTTTACTTGACAATGGCACTTCAGCAGATCAAAAAGAGTTTTTCAATGAGGTCAAGGCATTAACAGAGATAAAGCATCGGAATATTGTGAAACTCCATGGCTTCTGCACACATTCAAAATACACATTCTTAGTCTATGATTATCTTCAGAGAGGTAGCCTGACCAAAATTCTCAGCAATGACGAGGAAGCGAAAGAATTGGATTGGTGTAGGAGGGTGAATGTCATCAAAGGTGTCTCGCACGCCTTGTCTTACATGCACCATGATTTGTCACTGCCAATCATTCATCGAGACATATCGAGCAAAAATATTTTGCTAGACCTGGACTATGAAGCTCATGTTTCTGACTTTGGCACCGCTAAGCTTCTCAGGTCAGAATCATCGAATTGGTCAACACTAGCTGGAACACATGGATACATTGCACCAG AGCTTGCTTATACGATGAAGGTGACTGAAAAGTGTGATGTATATAGTTTTGGAGTGTTGACACTAGAAGTTCTGAAAGGGAGTCATCCAGGTGATATCATGTCAAgtgcatcatcttcatcttcatcttcatctactACTCTACAAATTAAACTTAATGATTTGTTAGACCAACGCCTTTCACCTCCGCGGTACAAGGTTTTTGATAAACTGAACCGCATCATGGAGGTGGCCGTTTCATGCTTAGATGTGAATCCACAATGTAGGCCGCCCATGCAACTTGTTTCTAAGTTACTCTCCGACTGA
- the LOC120009648 gene encoding protein kinase PVPK-1-like — MESLVAGVKSSLQTQLSASTVASNPPSTSGTPTSSRLASPKQCRNEVPSSSSYSAGHNHGVNSVRLLNGSAVNHKHMRKATHNGMQKEELPNMAKHFYNSNKGKSECVSANDVYNKAAETSSRKKVLMVETRSCIKQPVDDPENASFVSMLESESIVSGPCQGGIEQLNSLLASQPTINLCPSPSNSVCTATLYAEAKQSFTNTEVSECESGIEKSGESGEASYSCDIDSRKTSIYRGSTGSDLSDESSSSSLSSAMYKPHKVNDIRWEAIQAARTHVGVLELKHFRLLTSLGCGDIGSVYLSELTGTRTYFAMKVMDKAALASRKKVLRAQTEREILQSLDHPFLPTLYSHFETEKSSCLVMEYCPGGDLHALRQRQYGKYFPEHAARFYVAEVLLALEYLHMLGIIYRDLKPENVLVREDGHIMLSDFDLSLRCAVCPTLVKSSNSSLEPKKSGYCVQPACVEPSCIIQPDCIQPSCFVPRFLSGKPKKGKKNKPKNEIYHQVSPLPELIAEPTNARSMSFVGTHEYLAPEIIKGEGHGSAVDWWTFGIFLYELLFGKTPFKGGGNRATLFNVVGQSLNFPEHPTVSFAARDLIRGLLVKEPQHRLAYRRGATEVKQHPFFQNVNWALIRCTNPPEVPKPVVLDFSPKPDTPKAPATNEVPGIDVKPSGNYLEIDFF, encoded by the exons ATGGAGTCACTCGTTGCTGGAGTTAAATCTTCATTGCAGACTCAACTTTCTGCATCTACGGTAGCCAGTAACCCTCCTTCCACTTCTGGGACCCCTACATCATCTCGGCTGGCATCTCCGAAACAATGTAGAAATGAAGTGCCTTCTAGCTCATCCTATTCAGCTGGTCACAATCATGGAGTGAATTCAGTTCGCCTTCTGAATGGATCTGCAGTCAACCATAAGCATATGCGTAAAGCAACCCACAATGGTATGCAGAAGGAGGAGTTACCCAATATGGCAAAGCATTTTTACAATTCAAATAAGGGGAAATCAGAATGTGTGAGCGCAAATGATGTCTATAATAAAGCAGCAGAAACTTCTTCGCGGAAGAAGGTGCTGATGGTTGAAACCAGATCCTGTATCAAGCAACCTGTTGATGATCCTGAGAATGCGAGTTTTGTTAGCATGCTGGAATCAGAAAGTATTGTCTCGGGCCCATGTCAAGGAGGTATCGAGCAGTTGAACAGCCTTTTGGCATCTCAGCCAACAATAAACTTGTGTCCAAGTCCTTCAAATAGTGTCTGTACTGCAACTCTATATGCCGAAGCCAAACAGAGTTTCACTAACACAGAGGTAAGCGAATGTGAGAGTGGCATCGAAAAGTCTGGTGAAAGTGGTGAAGCTAGTTACTCTTGTGATATCGACAGCAGGAAAACGAGCATCTATAGAGGAAGCACTGGTAGTGACCTTAGCGATGAAAGCAGCTCTAGCAGTTTAAGCAGTGCCATGTACAAGCCTCATAAAGTGAATGATATAAGATGGGAAGCGATTCAGGCTGCCAGAACTCATGTGGGTGTGCTGGAATTAAAGCACTTCAGATTGTTGACGAGTTTGGGATGTGGAGATATTGGGAGTGTTTATCTGTCAGAGTTGACAGGCACTAGAACTTATTTTGCAATGAAAGTTATGGATAAGGCGGCCCTGGCAAGTAGAAAGAAGGTACTTAGGGCCCAAACCGAAAGAGAGATATTGCAATCCCTGGATCATCCATTCCTGCCAACTTTGTATTCACACTTTGAGACAGAGAAGTCATCTTGCCTAGTGATGGAATACTGTCCTGGGGGGGACTTACATGCACTCAGGCAAAGACAGTACGGGAAGTATTTTCCAGAGCATGCTGCACG GTTTTATGTAGCTGAAGTTCTCCTTGCTTTGGAGTATTTGCATATGCTTGGGATCATCTACAGAGACTTGAAGCCCGAGAACGTTTTGGTGAGGGAAGATGGGCACATAATGCTTTCAGATTTTGACCTATCTCTAAGATGTGCTGTCTGCCCCACTCTAGTCAAATCATCAAACTCAAGCTTGGAGCCAAAAAAATCGGGATACTGTGTGCAGCCTGCTTGTGTTGAACCTAGTTGCATAATACAGCCGGATTGCATTCAACCATCATGTTTTGTCCCACGCTTCTTATCTGGCAAGCCtaagaaagggaaaaagaacAAACCAAAGAATGAGATCTACCATCAAGTGAGCCCTCTTCCCGAGCTCATTGCCGAACCTACTAATGCCAGATCAATGTCCTTTGTGGGTACACACGAGTACTTAGCACCTGAAATCATTAAAGGTGAAGGTCATGGAAGTGCTGTAGATTGGTGGACGTTTGGGATCTTTCTCTATGAGCTCTTGTTCGGTAAAACTCCTTTCAAAGGAGGAGGAAACCGCGCTACTCTCTTTAACGTGGTTGGTCAGTCTCTGAACTTTCCAGAACATCCAACTGTGAGCTTTGCTGCTCGGGACTTGATAAGAGGTTTACTTGTGAAAGAACCACAACATCGGCTAGCTTATAGACGTGGAGCTACTGAAGTGAAACAGCACCCATTCTTTCAGAATGTGAACTGGGCACTCATTCGCTGTACAAATCCGCCGGAGGTACCAAAACCGGTTGTGTTGGATTTCTCTCCAAAACCCGACACACCAAAAGCACCCGCAACTAACGAGGTGCCAGGAATAGATGTCAAACCCTCAGGTAATTATTTAGAGATTGATTTCTTTTAG
- the LOC120008694 gene encoding fatty-acid-binding protein 1-like — MAINNTENVTAKAADVVEDKVNGTESKVNADGEMTKDTVNGTENGTKGTGKQTSEEEVQGDKKAENEVKKEEEVAVETEQKTGVSFPVKLGDGKKLLSVGLRKKSMLGMGVKVYAFGMYGDNEKMKEVLKSKIGKAPAKPTKEMYEVAIDSDVEMTVKLVIVFSNLTMSMVRKNFDEGLGASIKKLTGGKKNDELANKVMGSASDNIKLTTGSVIEISRLPGYILQTKVMDEEVSKVESELLCRAFIYMYLGEDPFDKEAKEKFGMSLLSLF; from the exons ATGGCAATCAACAATACTGAGAATGTCACTGCCAAGGCAGCAGATGTGGTTGAAGACAAGGTGAATGGCACCGAATCCAAGGTGAACGCCGATGGGGAGATGACAAAAGACACGGTGAATGGTACCGAGAATGGAACGAAGGGTACGGGGAAGCAGACCAGCGAAGAGGAGGTTCAAGGTGACAAGAAAGCTGAGAATGAAGTGAAGAAGGAAGAGGAGGTGGCGGTGGAGACTGAGCAGAAGACCGGCGTTTCGTTTCCGGTTAAATTGGGTGATGGGAAGAAGTTGCTGAGTGTTGGGTTAAGGAAGAAGTCCATGCTTGGCATGGGCGTTAAGGTCTATGCCTTTG GGATGTATGGAGACaatgagaaaatgaaagaagTTCTGAAGTCAAAGATAGGAAAAGCTCCAGCAAAACCGACCAAAGAAATGTATGAAGTGGCAATAGACAGTGATGTGGAGATGACAGTAAAATTGGTCATTGTATTCTCTAATCTCACTATGAGCATGGTAAGGAAGAATTTTGACGAAGGTCTTGGAGCGTCCATCAAAAAACTAACTGGCGGAAAGAAGAACGATGAACTCGCAAACAa GGTCATGGGTTCAGCTTCAGATAACATCAAGCTAACAACTGGTTCTGTGATTGAGATCTCGCGACTTCCAGGTTATATTCTCCAAACCAAAG TGATGGATGAGGAGGTGAGCAAGGTTGAAAGTGAGCTTCTCTGCAGGGCCTTCATCTACATGTATTTGGGCGAGGATCCCTTCGACAAGGAAGCCAAAGAAAAATTCGGAATGTCGCTGCTCTCACTGTTTTAA